In one Sphingobacterium daejeonense genomic region, the following are encoded:
- a CDS encoding PH domain-containing protein: MENYQIDKYVQDGQDAKVVEKIHGKILDMLTPGESINYIALQKKPAVNLLPDSITVSNKRIFLCEFTKLGLATNFEIFPWQDIKDIAFKEEIFGSKVTVIPFTGENLTIDYIPKTQARKLYQLIKDALANLQNQKKEAKDTKIVIENKPAFNTPSPAIEKPEPIKTIEPENPVAKTPELPKVEERPRFEERPSLNSTFANQNFQSNTSRQEPQGFQSSAPSPSPTVNTPSDNKVEEEDEITLKLKKLKGLYDKQLITQAEYETKKAEILSQL, encoded by the coding sequence ATGGAAAATTATCAAATTGACAAATACGTTCAAGACGGACAAGACGCCAAAGTGGTTGAGAAAATCCATGGCAAGATCTTAGATATGCTGACTCCGGGTGAATCCATTAATTATATAGCATTGCAGAAAAAACCTGCAGTAAATTTGTTGCCTGACAGTATTACCGTGAGCAACAAACGAATTTTCTTATGTGAGTTTACCAAGTTGGGCTTGGCTACTAATTTTGAGATTTTTCCTTGGCAAGACATTAAGGATATCGCCTTTAAGGAGGAAATATTTGGCTCTAAAGTTACTGTTATTCCATTTACAGGAGAGAATTTGACGATTGATTATATTCCTAAGACACAAGCCAGGAAATTATATCAATTGATCAAAGATGCTTTGGCCAATCTTCAGAATCAGAAAAAAGAGGCTAAAGACACTAAAATAGTGATTGAGAACAAACCTGCTTTCAATACTCCTAGTCCAGCTATTGAAAAACCAGAGCCTATTAAAACAATTGAACCTGAGAATCCAGTAGCGAAAACACCTGAGCTTCCAAAAGTTGAAGAAAGACCGAGGTTTGAGGAAAGGCCGAGTTTAAATTCAACTTTTGCCAATCAGAATTTTCAATCAAATACTTCAAGGCAGGAACCACAAGGTTTTCAATCATCAGCCCCTAGCCCATCTCCAACAGTCAACACTCCTTCGGACAACAAAGTTGAGGAAGAAGATGAAATTACGTTGAAGCTTAAAAAGTTAAAAGGTTTATACGACAAACAACTGATCACTCAAGCTGAGTATGAGACCAAAAAGGCAGAGATCTTAAGCCAACTGTAA
- the rsmI gene encoding 16S rRNA (cytidine(1402)-2'-O)-methyltransferase → MLYIVPTPIGNLEDMTFRAITVLKSVDIILAEDTRTSAPLLKHFGIDKKVFAHHQHNEHKAVQEIIRLLKEGNQIALISDAGTPAISDPGFLLVREAIKEGLDVQCLPGATAFVPALVNSGLPNDRFCFEGFLPVKKGRQTRLKSLADEKRTMIFYESPHRILKTIDEFIQIFGADRPASISREISKMYEETVRGTLTDIKTHFETNPVKGEFVFCVGGHE, encoded by the coding sequence ATGTTATATATTGTTCCCACTCCTATTGGCAATCTTGAGGACATGACCTTCAGGGCAATCACTGTCTTGAAATCGGTTGACATCATTCTTGCCGAAGACACTCGTACCAGTGCTCCATTATTGAAGCATTTTGGCATCGACAAAAAAGTCTTTGCCCATCACCAGCACAACGAGCACAAGGCAGTTCAAGAAATCATTCGATTGTTGAAGGAAGGGAATCAGATTGCACTTATCTCTGATGCAGGCACTCCAGCGATCTCTGATCCGGGGTTTTTATTGGTCAGAGAAGCCATCAAAGAAGGATTGGATGTCCAATGTTTGCCGGGTGCGACAGCCTTTGTACCTGCTTTGGTAAATTCCGGATTGCCGAATGACAGATTTTGTTTTGAAGGATTTCTTCCTGTTAAAAAAGGGCGTCAGACGCGGTTAAAATCTTTGGCAGATGAAAAGAGAACGATGATATTTTATGAGTCACCACACCGAATCCTGAAAACAATAGATGAGTTCATCCAGATATTTGGTGCAGACAGGCCGGCCTCTATTTCAAGAGAGATCAGCAAGATGTATGAGGAGACTGTTCGAGGGACATTGACAGACATCAAGACACATTTTGAGACGAATCCTGTGAAGGGAGAATTTGTTTTCTGTGTAGGGGGACATGAATAA
- a CDS encoding acyl-CoA thioesterase, translated as MEENIFYEGQVLWSQIDANVHLRHSAYADFCAQARSNMLNQLGLSLQEFNKNKIGPILFREELNYLREIGLDEKIKVSVEITKYNTQNSRFSFRHVIYKENGVKAAIVVVDGAWMNIIERKLTSIPDDWKEIIYKIPKSEDYTEIDS; from the coding sequence ATGGAAGAGAATATTTTTTATGAGGGCCAGGTTCTTTGGTCACAGATTGATGCCAATGTTCATTTACGTCATTCAGCGTATGCTGATTTTTGCGCCCAGGCCCGTAGCAACATGCTGAATCAACTCGGTTTATCATTGCAAGAATTCAACAAGAATAAAATTGGTCCGATATTGTTTCGGGAAGAGCTGAATTACCTGCGTGAAATTGGTTTGGATGAGAAGATCAAGGTGAGCGTGGAAATCACGAAATACAACACTCAAAACTCCAGGTTTTCATTCCGTCATGTCATATACAAAGAGAATGGGGTGAAGGCTGCGATTGTAGTCGTTGATGGAGCTTGGATGAATATTATAGAGCGTAAACTGACCAGTATTCCTGATGATTGGAAGGAGATAATTTATAAAATTCCGAAGTCTGAGGATTATACTGAGATAGATTCTTAG
- a CDS encoding TonB-dependent receptor has product MKGKIMDSNDHFSLPGATLKIQGTNKFTVSDANGNFEFLNLPAGTYTIDVDYLGYKHYSNQIKTTEDAVEIFLDPSANVLDEIQVIGDIAKGQAKALNQQKNNSNISNIISSDQVGRFPDQNIGDALKRVPGITMQNDQGEARNIIVRGLSPELNSVTLNGDRIPSAEGDNRNVQMDLIPSDMISSIEVNKTLTPDMDADAIGGSVNLITRAVPNKQRISATVSGGYSPVREKAIYNGAFIYGNRFMDNKMGLVLSGTMQTNDFGSNNIEAEWDEKDGDVSLKELQIRKYDVTRVRRSVSAAWDYDFNARNRIALNAMYNWRDDRENRFATTYKDLEYNEETNSYSGELIRETKGGVDNNRNKGRRLERQSVMNFSLHGEHILSPFLDMDWAASYSKATEWRPNERYISYIQKGAPLNVDISDPYLPFVSATGDDLSKFKLDELTENENNTHEDEIGAKVNFRLPLTVIDGQKGRIRFGGRMRLKSKERDNILFEYKPTSGFDDMSALPLVNWDAKGWDQGEKFAPGSFVDKNYLGGLNFKDNAKFEEEKAPKEYLAENYRAKEQIFAGYVRWDQNITDQTALILGARIEHTKIDYTGNSVKDEEEFEGEINNKNSYTNILPGITLKHNFDDNFILRAAVTTSLARPNYYALAPFVNSVLDDRELKAGNPNLKATYATNYDLMVERYFRNVGIVSGGLFYKNLKNFIYTYNDINFTADRFEELFPNTPNPIEAGETFEFAQPRNGDKVNVYGFEFAFQRQLDFLPGKFLQGFAVYANYTFTKSKAEGITNEDGVAREGLGLPRTAPHMLNGSLSWENNKFSARVSANYTAAYLDEIGKNEFTDAYYDKQFFLDANASYKFTKSLRIFAEANNLTNQPLRYYQGEVQRMRQLEYYKPRYTLGLKFDL; this is encoded by the coding sequence TTGAAAGGGAAAATTATGGACAGCAATGACCATTTCTCCTTGCCAGGCGCAACCCTGAAAATACAAGGAACTAACAAATTTACCGTATCCGATGCAAATGGTAACTTTGAATTCTTAAATCTACCTGCGGGTACTTACACGATAGACGTGGATTACCTAGGTTACAAACATTACTCCAATCAAATCAAAACAACTGAGGACGCCGTAGAAATCTTTTTAGATCCTTCAGCAAATGTGTTGGATGAAATCCAAGTAATAGGTGATATTGCCAAAGGACAAGCCAAAGCCCTAAACCAACAAAAAAACAACAGTAATATTTCTAATATTATTTCTTCAGATCAAGTTGGCCGTTTCCCGGATCAAAATATTGGTGATGCCTTGAAACGTGTACCGGGAATAACCATGCAAAATGACCAAGGGGAAGCTCGAAACATCATCGTACGTGGTCTTTCGCCAGAACTGAACTCCGTTACTTTGAATGGAGACCGTATTCCTTCCGCTGAAGGTGACAACAGGAATGTTCAAATGGACCTTATCCCTTCGGATATGATCTCATCTATCGAGGTGAATAAAACATTAACGCCTGATATGGACGCAGATGCAATCGGTGGTAGTGTAAACTTAATTACACGTGCAGTACCAAATAAACAACGTATCTCGGCAACTGTTAGTGGTGGTTATTCGCCAGTCAGAGAGAAAGCAATCTACAATGGTGCATTTATTTATGGTAACCGTTTTATGGACAATAAGATGGGCTTAGTATTGAGCGGAACCATGCAGACTAATGACTTCGGTTCTAATAATATCGAAGCGGAATGGGACGAAAAGGATGGTGATGTATCATTAAAAGAACTTCAAATCCGTAAATATGATGTAACACGTGTTCGTAGAAGTGTGTCAGCAGCTTGGGATTATGATTTCAATGCGAGAAACAGAATCGCTTTAAACGCCATGTACAACTGGCGTGATGATAGAGAAAACAGATTCGCAACAACCTATAAAGATCTTGAATATAATGAGGAAACCAATAGTTATTCTGGTGAATTGATCCGTGAAACTAAAGGTGGTGTGGATAACAACCGTAATAAAGGTCGTCGTCTTGAACGCCAATCGGTCATGAACTTCTCCTTACATGGTGAACACATCCTTTCACCATTCTTAGACATGGACTGGGCAGCATCATATTCCAAAGCTACCGAATGGAGACCTAACGAAAGATATATTTCTTATATACAAAAAGGTGCTCCCTTAAATGTGGATATTTCTGATCCGTATTTGCCATTCGTAAGTGCAACAGGAGATGACCTTTCTAAGTTCAAGCTCGATGAGCTTACAGAAAATGAAAATAATACCCACGAAGATGAAATCGGAGCCAAAGTTAACTTCCGACTTCCATTAACCGTGATAGATGGACAAAAAGGAAGAATCCGTTTCGGTGGTAGAATGAGATTGAAATCCAAAGAAAGAGACAACATCTTGTTCGAATACAAACCAACTTCAGGATTTGACGATATGAGCGCATTGCCATTAGTTAATTGGGATGCAAAAGGATGGGATCAAGGTGAAAAATTTGCGCCAGGCAGCTTTGTCGACAAAAACTACCTGGGAGGCTTGAATTTCAAAGACAACGCTAAGTTTGAAGAAGAAAAAGCACCTAAAGAATATTTAGCTGAAAACTATAGAGCAAAAGAACAAATTTTTGCCGGTTATGTTCGTTGGGATCAAAATATTACCGATCAAACAGCCCTAATCCTGGGTGCACGTATAGAACATACGAAAATTGATTATACAGGTAACAGTGTGAAAGATGAAGAGGAATTCGAAGGTGAAATCAATAACAAGAACAGCTATACAAATATCCTTCCTGGTATTACATTAAAACATAATTTCGACGACAATTTTATCCTTCGTGCTGCGGTAACCACAAGCTTGGCGCGCCCTAATTATTATGCTTTAGCTCCATTTGTTAACTCCGTGTTGGACGACAGGGAATTGAAAGCAGGTAACCCTAATTTGAAGGCTACTTATGCAACAAATTATGACTTGATGGTAGAACGTTACTTCAGAAATGTAGGTATTGTTTCTGGTGGTTTGTTTTACAAAAACCTGAAAAATTTCATATATACCTATAATGATATCAATTTTACTGCTGATCGTTTCGAGGAACTTTTCCCTAACACGCCAAACCCTATCGAAGCAGGAGAAACTTTTGAATTTGCGCAGCCAAGAAATGGTGACAAAGTAAATGTATATGGATTTGAATTCGCATTCCAAAGACAATTGGATTTCCTTCCCGGAAAATTCCTTCAGGGTTTTGCAGTCTATGCTAACTACACTTTCACAAAATCTAAAGCTGAAGGTATTACCAATGAAGACGGTGTCGCTCGTGAAGGCCTAGGACTTCCTAGAACTGCTCCTCACATGTTGAACGGATCCCTGTCTTGGGAAAATAATAAGTTCTCAGCTCGTGTGTCTGCAAATTACACTGCAGCTTATTTGGATGAAATCGGAAAAAATGAATTCACTGATGCTTATTATGACAAGCAATTCTTCCTTGATGCAAATGCGTCTTATAAGTTTACAAAATCTCTTCGTATTTTTGCTGAAGCAAATAATTTAACTAACCAGCCATTGCGCTATTACCAAGGTGAAGTGCAGCGCATGCGTCAATTGGAATATTACAAACCACGTTATACACTAGGTCTAAAATTTGACCTTTAA
- a CDS encoding phytase, giving the protein MNKQFIILGLALAVLSSCGDKLAPVAENALKPTVTTEVVPNDTDDPAIWVNPADSTQVIVIGTDKHEKTGGLYAYDMDGKIINKVVPLDRPNNVDIAYGLNLAGKKVDVAVVTERGTNKIRVFSLPELKPLDNGGIPVFEGETEKSPMGIALYTQADSAGNKIYAVVGRKTGPTGRYLFQYELQDKDGVVVGNKVREFGSFLGGKEIEAIAVDNELGYVYYSDEGHGIHKYYADPAKGNEELAVFGLKDFKEDHEGIAIYKTSDTTGYIVASNQQNNSFNIYPREGDKGNPNQYTRIAEVPVSAIECDGADAIAMPIGSKFPKGMLVAMSNGMVFHYYDWQMFQDIIDGKK; this is encoded by the coding sequence ATGAACAAACAATTTATTATACTAGGTTTAGCTTTAGCGGTGCTTTCTTCATGTGGAGATAAATTGGCACCAGTTGCAGAAAATGCCTTAAAACCAACAGTTACAACGGAAGTTGTACCAAACGATACGGATGATCCTGCAATTTGGGTCAACCCAGCAGATAGCACTCAGGTAATAGTAATTGGTACCGACAAACATGAGAAAACAGGTGGTCTGTATGCCTATGATATGGATGGTAAAATCATCAATAAAGTTGTGCCTCTAGACCGTCCTAACAATGTGGATATTGCTTATGGGTTGAACCTTGCTGGAAAGAAGGTTGATGTAGCAGTTGTCACAGAACGCGGAACTAACAAAATCAGAGTATTCAGTCTCCCAGAATTAAAACCTCTAGACAACGGCGGAATTCCCGTTTTCGAAGGTGAAACTGAAAAATCACCGATGGGAATTGCATTATATACACAAGCTGATTCCGCAGGAAATAAAATATATGCCGTGGTAGGCAGAAAAACAGGACCAACAGGTAGGTATCTTTTCCAGTATGAACTTCAGGATAAAGACGGTGTAGTAGTGGGAAATAAAGTGCGTGAATTCGGTAGTTTCCTTGGTGGAAAAGAAATCGAAGCAATTGCAGTAGATAATGAATTAGGATATGTTTATTATTCTGATGAAGGCCACGGAATCCATAAATATTATGCAGATCCTGCAAAAGGAAATGAAGAACTTGCTGTTTTTGGTCTTAAAGATTTCAAAGAAGATCATGAAGGAATTGCAATTTATAAAACCTCAGATACGACAGGTTATATCGTAGCGTCAAACCAACAAAACAACTCATTCAATATCTACCCGAGAGAGGGAGATAAAGGTAATCCAAACCAATATACTCGCATTGCTGAGGTACCTGTTTCTGCTATTGAATGTGATGGCGCAGATGCTATAGCAATGCCGATTGGCTCAAAATTCCCTAAAGGAATGTTGGTGGCGATGAGTAATGGAATGGTCTTCCATTATTATGATTGGCAAATGTTCCAAGATATTATCGACGGAAAAAAATAA
- a CDS encoding ATP-binding protein yields MERFIIRGVPQYIILSFSFIFLVLSMNASGQQPIVDSLKLELEKKNISVDRQLELYDALVYNFWEQDAEKGIEYGKKGIALAKKHDNKKWLSILYSHTAMSFFYLSQYDSAHYYQDLAFEPASELTGFKELASAHMNKGSIYKMQDNHPEAIKEYLKSLQLFEKEGHDQGRGMALGNIAHVYLQLRNFKQAEKYLKQSEDLAIKSNNKESLGSVAIALTNIYQETDMPKAIDYAKRAVDIYNQLGNKYSEAVALSVLGRCYQETGDYKQAELFTERGLALAEEVNYPNLLAQLLINLSNVRYYQGNYHESDQLASEARKLDSSNIEIKHNVLYNHIRNNMYLGNLKTVEDYIDEYSESIQQFATDGYQESISDLEVKYETEKKELQITALEKQRQLYIWLGIAIGGILLIALAFAFVRYRLAVNKRKLAEQESRRLEQEKQLVAVQATLDGEAAERTRLAKDLHDGLGGMLSAVKLNLPQVNGDALLEAMDVTRFQTALGMLDDSIQELRRVAHHMMPESLLRYGLKVSLADFCAAIPTADFHYFGDEGRLPSKMEIMVYRCIHELVNNALKHADANHINVQLVQESNRVSFTVQDNGKGFDQQTTSEGMGLRNIRQRVEAFQGEMDVLSSSQGTEIHVELELKKNKSYD; encoded by the coding sequence ATGGAAAGATTTATAATTAGAGGTGTACCGCAGTATATAATTCTATCGTTCAGTTTTATTTTTCTGGTACTGAGCATGAATGCATCGGGGCAACAGCCAATTGTTGATTCTTTAAAACTTGAACTTGAGAAGAAAAATATATCAGTAGATAGACAGTTGGAGTTATATGATGCACTTGTGTATAATTTTTGGGAACAGGATGCTGAAAAGGGAATTGAATATGGTAAAAAAGGTATTGCTCTTGCAAAAAAACATGACAATAAAAAATGGTTATCTATATTATATAGCCATACGGCAATGTCATTTTTCTACCTTTCACAATATGATTCAGCACATTATTATCAAGACCTAGCATTTGAGCCCGCATCTGAGTTAACGGGCTTTAAAGAGTTGGCCAGTGCACATATGAACAAAGGTTCTATCTATAAAATGCAAGACAACCATCCTGAAGCTATAAAGGAATACCTTAAATCATTACAACTATTTGAAAAGGAAGGTCATGATCAAGGTAGGGGAATGGCACTAGGAAACATAGCCCATGTATACCTTCAACTCAGAAATTTCAAACAAGCAGAGAAATATCTGAAACAATCTGAAGATCTGGCCATAAAAAGTAATAATAAAGAGAGTCTAGGATCAGTTGCTATCGCCTTGACAAATATCTACCAAGAAACCGACATGCCAAAAGCCATTGATTATGCAAAGCGCGCTGTCGATATCTATAATCAATTAGGTAATAAATACAGCGAAGCAGTTGCCCTTTCGGTATTGGGTAGATGTTATCAAGAAACTGGAGATTATAAGCAGGCGGAGCTATTTACTGAAAGAGGTCTTGCTTTAGCTGAAGAGGTAAACTACCCAAATTTGCTTGCCCAGCTCTTAATTAACTTATCAAATGTGCGCTATTATCAAGGTAATTATCATGAGAGCGATCAGCTTGCAAGTGAAGCCAGAAAGTTAGATTCTTCTAATATTGAGATCAAACACAATGTACTATACAATCATATTAGAAATAATATGTATCTCGGCAACTTAAAAACGGTGGAAGACTATATTGATGAATATTCTGAATCTATACAGCAATTTGCTACTGATGGTTATCAGGAATCTATATCAGATTTGGAAGTAAAATACGAAACAGAGAAAAAAGAATTACAAATAACAGCATTGGAAAAACAACGACAATTATATATTTGGCTAGGCATCGCCATAGGAGGGATTTTGCTTATTGCTTTAGCTTTCGCGTTTGTGCGATATCGATTGGCAGTAAATAAACGTAAATTGGCAGAGCAAGAAAGCAGACGTTTAGAACAGGAAAAACAGTTGGTGGCTGTTCAAGCAACCCTTGATGGTGAAGCCGCAGAAAGAACCCGACTTGCAAAAGATCTGCATGATGGACTAGGAGGGATGTTGTCTGCTGTAAAATTAAATCTACCGCAAGTGAATGGAGATGCTTTATTAGAAGCAATGGATGTGACGCGTTTTCAGACCGCCTTGGGTATGTTGGACGATTCCATCCAAGAGCTTCGCCGTGTGGCACATCATATGATGCCAGAATCATTGCTGCGATATGGACTCAAAGTGTCTTTGGCAGATTTCTGTGCTGCAATTCCAACAGCAGATTTCCATTATTTCGGAGACGAAGGTCGACTACCTAGCAAAATGGAGATCATGGTTTATCGCTGTATCCATGAACTTGTAAACAATGCGCTCAAACATGCCGATGCAAATCATATTAACGTTCAGCTGGTGCAAGAGTCAAATCGAGTGTCTTTCACGGTTCAAGATAATGGTAAGGGCTTTGATCAACAGACAACTTCTGAAGGAATGGGGCTCCGCAATATCCGTCAAAGAGTAGAAGCTTTTCAGGGAGAAATGGATGTTTTATCCTCTTCACAAGGAACTGAAATACATGTTGAACTGGAATTGAAAAAGAACAAAAGTTATGATTAA
- a CDS encoding response regulator — translation MINVAIVDDHKILTEGLQSLIEGSGIAKVAGVAYSAADCRNSIRFWNPDVLLLDVGLPDISGVDFCKELKESFPELRVLALTTHNEYSVVRQMLEHGASGYLLKNAMCEEVLAGIKAVAEGETFLCHEIDLLMKRPKETQLWLSQREREMLKLVAEGLTNTEIAERIFLSPETIKSYRKNLLLKLDAKNTAVLVRIAIEKKLI, via the coding sequence ATGATTAATGTTGCAATCGTTGATGACCATAAAATCCTGACTGAAGGATTACAGAGTTTAATTGAAGGTTCAGGAATTGCCAAGGTTGCTGGGGTAGCTTATAGTGCAGCAGACTGCAGAAATTCGATCCGTTTTTGGAATCCTGATGTTCTTCTTCTCGATGTTGGATTGCCGGATATAAGTGGTGTTGATTTCTGTAAAGAATTAAAGGAAAGTTTTCCAGAACTGAGGGTCTTGGCGCTGACTACTCATAATGAATATAGCGTAGTCAGACAAATGTTAGAGCACGGAGCCTCAGGTTATCTTCTAAAAAATGCAATGTGCGAGGAGGTCCTCGCAGGAATCAAGGCTGTGGCTGAAGGTGAAACTTTCCTCTGCCATGAAATTGACCTGCTGATGAAACGACCTAAAGAGACTCAGTTGTGGCTAAGCCAAAGGGAGCGAGAAATGCTGAAATTAGTAGCAGAAGGACTGACTAACACTGAAATCGCAGAACGCATATTCCTTAGCCCCGAAACCATAAAAAGTTACAGAAAGAATCTTCTCCTAAAATTGGATGCAAAAAATACAGCCGTATTGGTCAGAATCGCAATTGAGAAAAAATTGATTTAA
- a CDS encoding LIC_13387 family protein, producing MKWTYKTYLRIGVISFIILGIGHLFGEAQMSNDGSIEKHLDQYDFKLLGSTFSLYQFHLGYSVMMGLLIIFIGLLLLTLQEIQKQTLLLLAIGSIIICGLIWYFFALPGQIFSTISAVFFSLAYWKFPKVE from the coding sequence ATGAAATGGACTTATAAAACCTACCTCAGAATAGGTGTTATTTCATTTATAATTCTTGGAATTGGACATCTTTTTGGAGAGGCTCAGATGAGCAATGATGGTTCTATCGAAAAACATTTAGACCAATATGATTTTAAACTATTGGGCTCCACCTTTAGTTTATATCAATTTCATCTTGGTTATAGTGTAATGATGGGGTTATTGATCATATTTATAGGATTGCTACTTCTCACGTTGCAAGAAATACAGAAACAAACCCTCCTCCTGCTGGCCATTGGAAGTATTATTATTTGTGGATTAATTTGGTACTTCTTTGCATTGCCAGGTCAGATATTTTCTACAATCTCTGCAGTGTTTTTTTCGTTAGCTTATTGGAAATTCCCTAAAGTGGAATGA
- the bla gene encoding class A beta-lactamase: MEFQLLETMGGILYQSLGTRNFRCRVYLSFILHWQFLDLVDKGKLSLDQTVKVGKKDLMPSGFWSPLRDENPNGGSFTIEKLIQYAVSHSDNTACDVLIKLVGSPKDVEKYFKKNNIQDIQITYNERDMQAKWENMFQNWTTPKAASKTMMLFYEKENNPISKNSYFVFWRTNFETTTGEKRIKGKLPVGTHVAHKTGWSGTNKETGITAAVNDIGIVVLPNDQHFYISVFITESKENFDSNEELIADIAKAAYDYFVNLKK, translated from the coding sequence TTGGAGTTTCAATTATTGGAAACAATGGGCGGGATACTTTATCAATCCTTGGGGACAAGAAATTTCCGATGCAGAGTGTATTTAAGTTTCATATTGCATTGGCAGTTTTTAGACTTGGTTGACAAAGGCAAACTATCATTGGATCAAACGGTAAAGGTTGGCAAGAAAGATTTGATGCCCTCGGGATTTTGGAGTCCTTTGCGGGATGAAAACCCAAATGGTGGGAGCTTTACGATTGAGAAATTAATTCAATATGCAGTTTCACATAGTGACAATACAGCCTGTGATGTATTGATAAAACTTGTTGGATCACCAAAAGACGTAGAGAAATATTTTAAGAAAAATAACATTCAAGACATCCAGATTACTTATAATGAGCGCGATATGCAGGCCAAATGGGAGAATATGTTTCAAAATTGGACAACCCCGAAAGCTGCCAGCAAAACTATGATGTTGTTCTATGAAAAAGAGAATAACCCAATATCGAAAAATAGTTATTTTGTTTTTTGGAGGACAAATTTCGAAACTACCACCGGTGAAAAGCGCATAAAAGGCAAATTACCTGTAGGAACTCACGTCGCTCATAAAACGGGTTGGTCTGGAACTAACAAAGAAACAGGTATTACGGCTGCAGTAAATGATATTGGAATCGTCGTGTTACCAAACGATCAGCATTTTTACATCAGTGTTTTCATCACTGAATCAAAGGAAAATTTCGATTCCAATGAAGAGCTGATTGCTGATATAGCCAAAGCAGCCTATGATTATTTCGTCAATTTAAAGAAATAA
- the nudK gene encoding GDP-mannose pyrophosphatase NudK, translating into MIENIKILKTEILSDNWYILKKVTYEYIKKDGTKQIQSREAYDRGNGAVILLYNKENRTVILTRQFRVPTYINGNETGMLIEACAGLLDNDNPEDCIRRETEEETGFKISEVQKIFEAYMSPGSVTEILYFFIAEYTKEMKINEGGGVEHEEENIEVLELSIEDAVKMIKNGEIKDAKTIMLLQYICLNNIL; encoded by the coding sequence ATGATAGAAAATATAAAGATCCTAAAGACAGAAATTCTTTCTGATAATTGGTATATCCTTAAGAAAGTAACGTATGAATACATAAAAAAGGATGGAACAAAACAAATTCAAAGCAGAGAGGCATATGATAGAGGAAATGGAGCAGTAATACTATTATACAATAAAGAAAATAGGACAGTAATTCTTACGAGACAATTCCGCGTTCCTACCTATATCAACGGTAATGAAACAGGAATGCTGATAGAAGCTTGTGCTGGTTTGTTGGACAATGATAATCCGGAGGATTGCATAAGGCGAGAAACTGAAGAAGAAACAGGATTTAAGATTTCGGAAGTTCAGAAAATATTTGAGGCTTATATGTCACCCGGATCAGTTACTGAAATTTTATATTTTTTTATTGCAGAATACACCAAAGAAATGAAAATAAATGAAGGCGGCGGTGTTGAACATGAGGAAGAGAATATAGAAGTTTTGGAACTTTCGATTGAAGATGCCGTAAAAATGATAAAAAATGGAGAGATAAAAGATGCGAAGACTATTATGTTGCTTCAATATATTTGTTTAAATAATATCCTCTGA
- a CDS encoding iron chaperone produces MAKTNFRNIDEYHSSFSGDILKRMEVTRKMINQIVPEAEEVISYQIPAFKIGKKFLLYYAGFPNHLSLSHPWSQDFLEHFKDKLKDYKVSKSVIQIPNETEFPEEFVEKIIRFRREEMKETV; encoded by the coding sequence ATGGCAAAAACGAATTTTAGAAACATCGATGAATATCACTCCAGCTTTTCGGGAGATATCTTAAAAAGAATGGAGGTAACCAGGAAAATGATCAATCAAATTGTTCCGGAAGCTGAGGAGGTTATCAGCTATCAAATCCCTGCTTTTAAGATTGGGAAAAAGTTCCTTCTTTATTATGCAGGATTTCCAAATCATCTATCGCTTTCCCATCCTTGGAGCCAAGATTTCCTGGAGCATTTTAAGGATAAACTAAAAGATTATAAAGTTTCTAAATCCGTTATTCAGATTCCAAATGAAACTGAATTTCCAGAAGAATTTGTCGAAAAGATTATTAGGTTTCGAAGAGAAGAAATGAAAGAGACAGTTTAA